The following coding sequences are from one Lolium rigidum isolate FL_2022 chromosome 6, APGP_CSIRO_Lrig_0.1, whole genome shotgun sequence window:
- the LOC124664656 gene encoding uncharacterized protein LOC124664656 — translation MATKELSIKLLINKKTGKLCFAEAGSDVVEFLTALLSLPLGTITSLLAKEGMVGSVGTLLGSAETLGAKYNTEELQLIPAAAPATVSSLQQLLGVKLNGSGTLYTCLGNAAATKCGQLSALYCSLCPSCRSYRRKAMTLAGDETNRPVVSAPTYTVKDDLSVTPASMSMITLLAQCDVKDLSVLQEKIVKIGKDEALGILSAAFKSKTVLTDVFMPKKSARGKRGAPEEALTKKNARCKTEPPEEVIDI, via the exons ATGGCGACCAAGGAGCTATCGATAAAGCTGCTGATCAACAAGAAGACAGGCAAACTGTGCTTCGCCGAGGCCGGCAGCGACGTTGTGGAGTTCCTGAcggccctcctctccctcccgcTGGGCACCATCACCAGCCTGCTCGCCAAGGAGGGCATGGTCGGCAGCGTGGGGACACTGCTCGGCAGCGCGGAGACATTGGGCGCCAAGTACAATACCGAAGAGCTACAACTGAtcccggccgccgccccggccacGGTCTCCAGCCTGCAGCAGCTGCTGGGCGTCAAGCTCAACGGCAGTGGAACACTTTACACGTGCCTAGGTAACGCTGCTGCCACCAAATGTGGACAGCTCTCGGCGCTCTATTGCAGTCTCTGCCCCAGTTGCCGCAGCTATAGGCGGAAGGCCATGACCCTCGCCGGCGACGAAACAAACCGACCCGTGGTGTCCGCGCCCACGTACACCGTAAAAGATGACCTCTCCGTGACGCCGGCTTCCATGTCGATGATCACGCTTCTCGCCCAGTGCGACGTTAAGGACCTCAGCGTGCTGCAGGAGAAGATCGTCAAGATCGGCAAGGATGAG GCGCTGGGCATACTCTCTGCTGCCTTCAAGTCCAAGACTGTCTTGACGGATGTCTTCATGCCGAAGAAGAGTGCTCGCGGCAAGAGGGGGGCTCCAGAGGAAGCCTTGACAAAGAAGAATGCTCGCTGCAAGACAGAACCTCCTGAAGAAGTCATTGATATATGA